The following proteins are co-located in the Labrys monachus genome:
- the cyoD gene encoding cytochrome o ubiquinol oxidase subunit IV: MTADAAPHESGHHGHGESHGSQKSYLIGFVLSVVLTAVPFWLVMTGTLDSKLGTALAIMVLAAVQIVVHMIYFLHMNVRSEGGWTMMALIFTLVMVVITLSGSIWVMYHLNINMMPGHDMSQMP, from the coding sequence ATGACCGCTGACGCTGCCCCCCACGAGTCCGGCCATCACGGCCATGGCGAGAGTCACGGCTCGCAGAAGAGCTACCTGATCGGCTTCGTCCTGTCGGTCGTGCTGACGGCGGTGCCGTTCTGGCTGGTGATGACCGGCACGCTCGACTCCAAGCTCGGGACGGCCCTCGCCATCATGGTCCTGGCCGCGGTGCAGATCGTGGTGCACATGATCTATTTCCTCCACATGAACGTCCGCTCGGAAGGGGGGTGGACGATGATGGCGCTGATCTTCACCCTCGTGATGGTCGTCATCACCCTCAGCGGCTCGATCTGGGTCATGTATCATCTCAACATCAACATGATGCCCGGCCACGACATGAGCCAGATGCCATGA
- a CDS encoding LysR substrate-binding domain-containing protein, with protein MDILLRHQLNALRAVEAAGRLGSMAKAAEELGVTVGAVSQQVHKAERRLRQPLFVRGPKGLVPTAFGAPLLAGLSRGFGEIARALSAAEGRAEHVLTVSVAPVFAAKWLVPRLARFRDLRPDLQVRIDASVELVDFAASDVDVGVRIGTGPWPHVRAAHLLDHGLFPACSPALAARIGGLDDLARVPIIRDHNSPAGWPTWLAGHGRAGMTLGPGPIFSDASLCLDAAVAGQGVMMAWRVLAQDALRDGRLVSPFPRPVPTGRSYWLVTSDRERASAKVKAFESWIRAELKE; from the coding sequence ATGGATATCCTGCTGCGCCACCAGCTCAATGCGCTCAGGGCCGTCGAGGCGGCCGGGCGGCTCGGTTCCATGGCGAAGGCCGCCGAGGAGCTGGGCGTGACGGTCGGCGCCGTCAGCCAGCAGGTCCACAAGGCCGAGCGGCGGCTGCGCCAGCCCCTCTTCGTGCGCGGTCCCAAGGGACTGGTGCCGACGGCGTTCGGTGCGCCGCTGCTGGCCGGGCTTTCGCGGGGGTTCGGCGAGATCGCGCGGGCGCTCTCCGCCGCCGAAGGGCGGGCCGAACATGTGCTGACGGTCTCCGTCGCGCCGGTGTTCGCGGCGAAATGGCTGGTGCCGCGCCTCGCGCGCTTCCGCGATCTGCGGCCGGACCTGCAGGTCCGCATCGACGCCTCGGTCGAACTGGTGGATTTCGCCGCCTCCGACGTCGATGTCGGCGTGCGCATCGGCACCGGGCCCTGGCCGCATGTGCGGGCCGCGCATCTGCTCGACCACGGCCTGTTTCCGGCCTGCAGCCCGGCTCTGGCCGCGCGGATCGGCGGCCTCGACGATCTCGCCCGCGTGCCGATCATCCGGGACCACAATTCCCCGGCCGGCTGGCCGACCTGGCTCGCCGGCCATGGCCGTGCCGGCATGACGCTCGGCCCGGGGCCGATCTTCTCCGACGCCTCGCTCTGCCTCGACGCGGCGGTCGCCGGCCAGGGCGTCATGATGGCGTGGCGGGTGCTGGCGCAGGATGCCCTCCGCGACGGGCGGCTGGTCTCGCCTTTTCCCCGGCCAGTCCCGACGGGCCGTTCCTATTGGCTGGTGACGTCGGACAGGGAACGGGCTTCAGCCAAGGTGAAGGCCTTCGAAAGCTGGATCCGGGCCGAGCTGAAGGAATAG
- a CDS encoding YegJ family protein, with translation MKRGHAILTGLAVLWLAAAQGPGAANARHVPRSAEEGGIDVVAPDDPEMLAAISEARHRLAEFVAVLDGRTEDVSSLAVKIPIVDGDNTEYLWVNELSHDGDVFVGTVANDPVVVGNVVLGQRISFGKEQISDWHYVKNGRMRGSFTTCVELSRENPDEARALKLEIGLTCDEGT, from the coding sequence ATGAAGCGAGGTCACGCGATCCTGACGGGGCTCGCCGTCCTGTGGCTGGCGGCGGCGCAAGGTCCAGGCGCGGCAAACGCGCGGCACGTCCCGCGGAGCGCAGAAGAGGGCGGCATCGATGTCGTCGCCCCCGACGACCCGGAGATGCTGGCCGCCATCAGCGAGGCGCGACACCGTCTGGCGGAGTTCGTTGCCGTCCTCGACGGCAGAACGGAGGATGTCTCTTCTCTCGCGGTCAAGATACCGATCGTCGACGGCGACAACACCGAATATTTGTGGGTCAACGAGCTCTCCCATGATGGCGACGTGTTCGTCGGCACCGTCGCCAATGACCCTGTGGTCGTCGGAAACGTCGTCCTCGGGCAGCGGATATCCTTCGGCAAGGAGCAGATCAGCGATTGGCATTATGTCAAGAATGGCAGGATGCGGGGCAGCTTCACGACCTGTGTCGAGCTCAGCCGGGAGAACCCGGACGAGGCGCGGGCCCTGAAGCTCGAGATAGGGCTGACCTGCGACGAGGGAACATGA
- a CDS encoding response regulator transcription factor yields MPPDRQLIIVEDDASFARTLKRSFERREYEVLLATSLQEMQALLESHSPGYAVVDLKLSGVSGLACVEALHQHDPDMLIVVLTGFASIATAVEAIKLGACHYLAKPANTDDIEDAFGKGAGDSRVGLTPRPTSIKTLEWERIHETLVDTDFNISETARRLGMHRRTLARKLEKRRVN; encoded by the coding sequence ATGCCGCCTGACCGCCAGCTGATCATCGTCGAGGACGACGCCTCCTTCGCGCGCACGCTCAAGCGCTCCTTCGAGCGGCGGGAATACGAGGTCCTCCTCGCAACCAGCCTGCAGGAGATGCAGGCGCTGCTGGAAAGCCATTCGCCCGGCTACGCCGTCGTCGACCTCAAGCTGAGCGGGGTGTCGGGCCTTGCCTGCGTGGAGGCCCTGCACCAGCACGACCCGGACATGCTGATCGTCGTGCTGACCGGATTTGCCAGCATCGCCACCGCCGTGGAGGCGATCAAGCTCGGCGCCTGCCATTACCTCGCCAAGCCTGCGAACACCGACGACATCGAGGATGCCTTCGGCAAGGGCGCCGGCGACAGCCGCGTCGGCCTCACGCCCCGCCCGACCTCGATCAAGACGCTGGAATGGGAACGAATCCACGAGACCCTGGTCGACACCGACTTCAACATCTCGGAAACCGCACGCCGCCTCGGCATGCATCGCCGGACGCTGGCGCGCAAGCTCGAGAAGCGACGGGTGAACTGA
- a CDS encoding YegJ family protein — MRRREAVLAGLAVLCLAAAQNAAPAKAETVQQKAKRHGMAKAPAGDPAMLAAFARAQRTLDGFVEALDGGLPGAGAFSVKIAVADRGKTEYFWINGLSHVGSRFSGTVNNRPEIVENVTFGQKLTFPRSQIRDWSYVKDGRMQGSFTTCVLLGREDPVQARELKAQIGLICE, encoded by the coding sequence ATGAGGCGACGCGAAGCGGTACTGGCAGGGCTTGCCGTCCTGTGCCTGGCGGCGGCCCAGAACGCGGCGCCGGCAAAGGCCGAGACGGTTCAGCAGAAGGCCAAGCGGCACGGCATGGCCAAGGCCCCGGCCGGCGATCCGGCCATGCTGGCCGCCTTCGCCCGCGCGCAGCGGACGCTGGACGGGTTCGTCGAGGCCCTCGACGGCGGTCTGCCGGGCGCCGGCGCCTTCTCGGTGAAGATCGCCGTCGCCGACCGCGGCAAGACCGAATATTTCTGGATCAACGGCCTCTCGCATGTCGGCAGCCGCTTCAGCGGCACCGTCAACAACCGGCCCGAGATCGTGGAGAACGTCACCTTCGGCCAGAAGCTCACCTTCCCGAGGAGCCAGATCCGGGACTGGAGCTATGTGAAGGACGGCCGGATGCAGGGCAGCTTCACCACCTGTGTGCTGCTCGGCCGCGAAGACCCGGTTCAGGCGCGGGAACTGAAGGCCCAGATCGGGCTCATCTGCGAATAG
- the cyoB gene encoding cytochrome o ubiquinol oxidase subunit I: MFADSAFLKMIFGRLTLEALPIHEPILVATFAAVALGGIAVLAALTYFRLWGYLWTEWFTSVDHKRIGVMYMVLGIVMLLRGFSDAIMMRLQQAMAFGGSDGYLPAHHYDQVFTAHGVIMIFFVAMPLVTGLMNFVVPLQIGARDVSFPFLNNFSFWMTTAGAILTMMSLFVGEFARTGWLAYPPLSGIGYSPDAGMDYYIWSLQIAGVGTLLSGVNLIATIIKMRAPGMTMMKMPVFTWTALCTNVLIVAAFPVLTAVLALLSLDRYVGTNFFTNDFGGNPMMYVNLIWIWGHPEVYILILPCFGIYSEVVSTFAGKRLFGYSSMVYASVVITILSYLVWLHHFFTMGSGASVNSFFGITTMIISIPTGAKIFNWLFTMYRGRIRFELPMMWTVAFMLTFVIGGMTGVLLAVPPADFVLHNSLFLVAHFHNVIIGGVVFGLFAGISYWFPKAFGFKLDPFWGKLSFWFWVVGFYFAFMPLYVLGLMGVTRRLRVFEDPSLQIWFVIAAFGAALIALGILCFLIQIVVSIRDRERLRDLTGDPWNGRTLEWSTASPPPAYNFAFTPVIHDLDAWYDMKQRGYVRPLEGFRAIHMPRNTGAGLVLAGLSLVFGFAMVWYMWWLAAAAFVALLAVAIGHTFNYNRDFHIPLDEVARTEGERTRLIAGQA; this comes from the coding sequence ATGTTCGCTGATTCCGCTTTCCTCAAGATGATCTTCGGCAGGCTGACGCTGGAGGCCTTGCCGATCCACGAGCCCATCCTGGTCGCCACCTTCGCCGCCGTCGCGCTCGGGGGCATCGCCGTGCTCGCCGCCCTCACCTATTTCAGGCTGTGGGGCTATCTGTGGACGGAATGGTTCACCAGCGTCGACCACAAGCGCATCGGCGTCATGTATATGGTGCTCGGCATCGTCATGCTGCTGCGCGGCTTTTCCGATGCGATCATGATGCGCCTGCAGCAGGCGATGGCCTTCGGCGGCTCCGACGGATACCTGCCGGCGCATCATTACGACCAGGTGTTCACCGCCCATGGCGTCATCATGATCTTCTTCGTGGCGATGCCGCTCGTCACGGGGCTGATGAACTTCGTGGTCCCGCTCCAGATCGGCGCCCGCGACGTCTCTTTCCCCTTCCTCAACAATTTCAGCTTCTGGATGACGACCGCCGGCGCCATCCTCACCATGATGTCGCTGTTCGTCGGCGAGTTCGCGCGTACGGGCTGGCTCGCCTACCCGCCGCTGTCGGGCATCGGCTACAGTCCCGATGCGGGGATGGACTATTACATCTGGTCGCTGCAGATCGCTGGCGTCGGCACGCTGCTGTCGGGCGTGAACCTGATCGCCACCATCATCAAGATGCGCGCCCCCGGCATGACCATGATGAAGATGCCGGTCTTCACCTGGACGGCGCTGTGCACCAACGTGCTGATCGTCGCCGCCTTCCCGGTGCTGACGGCGGTGCTCGCTTTGCTGTCGCTCGACCGCTATGTCGGCACCAACTTCTTCACCAACGACTTCGGGGGCAACCCGATGATGTATGTGAACCTGATCTGGATCTGGGGCCATCCGGAGGTCTACATCCTCATCCTCCCCTGCTTCGGCATCTATTCGGAAGTCGTCTCGACCTTCGCCGGCAAGCGCCTGTTCGGCTATTCCTCGATGGTCTATGCCTCCGTCGTCATCACCATCCTGTCCTATCTCGTCTGGCTGCATCACTTCTTCACGATGGGCTCGGGCGCGAGCGTGAACTCCTTCTTCGGCATCACGACGATGATCATCTCGATCCCGACGGGTGCCAAGATCTTCAACTGGCTGTTCACGATGTATCGCGGCCGCATCCGCTTCGAACTGCCGATGATGTGGACCGTCGCCTTCATGCTCACCTTCGTGATCGGCGGCATGACGGGCGTGCTGCTGGCGGTGCCGCCGGCCGACTTCGTGCTGCACAACAGCCTGTTCCTGGTCGCGCATTTCCACAACGTCATCATCGGCGGCGTGGTGTTCGGCCTGTTCGCCGGCATCAGCTACTGGTTCCCCAAGGCCTTCGGCTTCAAGCTCGACCCGTTCTGGGGCAAGCTGTCGTTCTGGTTCTGGGTGGTCGGCTTCTACTTCGCCTTCATGCCGCTCTACGTCCTCGGGCTGATGGGCGTGACCCGCCGCCTGCGCGTGTTCGAGGATCCCTCGCTGCAGATCTGGTTCGTCATCGCCGCCTTCGGCGCCGCGCTGATCGCGCTCGGCATCCTCTGCTTCCTGATCCAGATCGTCGTCAGCATCCGCGACCGCGAGAGGCTGCGCGACCTGACGGGCGATCCCTGGAACGGGCGCACGCTCGAATGGTCGACCGCCTCGCCGCCGCCGGCCTACAACTTCGCCTTCACCCCGGTCATCCACGACCTCGACGCCTGGTACGACATGAAGCAGCGCGGCTATGTCCGCCCGTTGGAAGGCTTCCGCGCCATCCACATGCCCCGGAACACCGGCGCCGGCCTCGTGCTCGCCGGCCTGAGCCTGGTCTTCGGCTTCGCCATGGTCTGGTACATGTGGTGGCTGGCGGCGGCGGCCTTCGTCGCCCTGCTCGCCGTCGCGATCGGCCACACCTTCAACTACAACCGAGACTTCCACATCCCCCTCGACGAGGTCGCCCGGACGGAGGGCGAACGGACCCGTCTCATCGCCGGACAAGCCTGA
- a CDS encoding SURF1 family protein, giving the protein MTAARAGRPAGRPARAAGPAAEGLARRPRSLRTLLALALVAAFAVIGLTSLGVWQIERRAWKLDLIARVDRRVHAAPAPAPGPAAWPALNAGDDAYRRVAVGGRFLAGRDALVQAVTERGAGYWVLTPFQADGGFVVLIDRGFVPADAAKHIPASQATTVTGLLRMTEPGGAFLRHNDPAGGRWYSRDVAAIAGAAGLPQAAPYFIDADATAADPGAPIGGLTVIAFPNNHLVYALTWFGLALMAAGWSVFLARDEWRLRRNAVSEQNAGPRRHAFQETHVDS; this is encoded by the coding sequence ATGACGGCGGCTCGCGCGGGTCGCCCGGCCGGGCGGCCGGCGCGGGCAGCCGGTCCCGCCGCGGAGGGCCTGGCGCGGCGGCCGCGATCCCTGCGCACCCTCCTCGCCCTCGCCCTCGTGGCGGCCTTCGCCGTGATCGGGCTGACGAGCCTGGGCGTATGGCAGATCGAACGCCGCGCCTGGAAGCTCGACCTGATCGCCCGCGTCGACCGGCGCGTCCATGCGGCGCCCGCACCGGCACCCGGCCCCGCGGCGTGGCCGGCGCTCAATGCCGGCGACGACGCCTATCGGCGCGTCGCCGTGGGCGGCCGCTTCCTCGCCGGCCGCGACGCCCTCGTGCAGGCGGTGACCGAGCGGGGCGCCGGCTATTGGGTGCTGACGCCGTTCCAGGCCGATGGCGGCTTCGTGGTGCTGATCGACCGCGGCTTCGTGCCGGCGGACGCGGCCAAGCACATCCCGGCCTCGCAGGCGACGACGGTCACCGGCCTGCTGCGCATGACCGAGCCCGGCGGGGCGTTCCTGCGCCACAACGATCCGGCGGGCGGCCGCTGGTATTCGCGCGACGTGGCCGCCATCGCCGGCGCGGCCGGCCTGCCGCAGGCGGCGCCCTATTTCATCGACGCCGACGCCACGGCCGCAGACCCGGGCGCCCCGATCGGCGGCCTGACGGTGATCGCCTTTCCCAACAACCACCTGGTCTACGCGCTGACCTGGTTCGGCCTCGCCCTCATGGCGGCGGGATGGAGCGTTTTCCTGGCCCGCGATGAATGGCGTCTTCGCCGGAACGCCGTTTCGGAGCAGAATGCAGGCCCGAGGCGGCACGCATTCCAGGAGACTCATGTCGATTCGTGA
- a CDS encoding ATP-binding protein: MSIREWLIPYPLKPATGATAGSTASGANALAAAEDLTDRKNMALMILLRWIAVIGQVVTIVVVHAALGIALPLAPMAGVLGALVGLNLISLAWLRHRGVVANFALFGALVCDVLALTAQLYLSGGATNPFIFLFLLQVTLAAVLLDARLTSAIVALTAVSFAGLIVSYEPLALPGGDTRRLFDLYIAGALVCFVLDASLLAVFVSRINRNLRERDAGLAAMRQHAAEEDHIVRMGLLASGAAHELGTPLSSLAVVLNDWRHMPMLASDPAMLQEIDEMQAEIGRCKAIVTGILLAAGEARGEAPTVTSLNSFLDGLVRDWRTARGTPILSYINAVGSDIQIVSDSALKQVLFNVLDNALDVSPSFVGLTVRREDGILVLEVRDDGPGFAPEMLAQLGKPYHSTKGKLGGGLGLFLVVNVVRKLGGSVSAHNHPGGGAVVSLRLPIAAIEIGASRHAA, from the coding sequence ATGTCGATTCGTGAGTGGCTGATCCCATACCCGCTCAAGCCCGCAACGGGTGCGACCGCGGGAAGCACCGCCTCCGGCGCCAATGCGCTGGCCGCGGCGGAAGACCTGACCGACCGCAAGAACATGGCGCTGATGATCCTGCTGCGCTGGATCGCCGTGATCGGGCAGGTCGTCACCATCGTGGTGGTGCACGCCGCCCTCGGCATCGCGCTGCCGCTCGCCCCGATGGCCGGGGTGCTCGGCGCCCTCGTCGGTCTCAACCTGATCAGCCTGGCCTGGCTGAGGCATCGCGGCGTCGTCGCCAATTTCGCGCTTTTCGGCGCCCTGGTATGCGATGTCCTGGCGCTGACGGCGCAGCTCTATCTCAGCGGCGGGGCGACCAACCCGTTCATCTTCCTGTTCCTGCTGCAGGTCACCCTCGCCGCCGTGCTGCTCGACGCAAGGCTGACATCGGCCATCGTCGCCCTCACCGCCGTCAGCTTCGCCGGCCTCATCGTCTCCTATGAGCCGCTCGCACTGCCGGGCGGCGATACGAGGCGGCTGTTCGATCTCTATATCGCGGGGGCCCTCGTCTGCTTCGTGCTCGACGCCAGCCTGCTCGCCGTCTTCGTCTCGCGCATCAACCGCAACCTGCGCGAGCGCGATGCCGGGCTGGCGGCGATGCGGCAGCATGCCGCCGAGGAGGACCACATCGTGCGGATGGGCCTGCTCGCCTCCGGTGCCGCGCATGAGCTCGGCACCCCGCTATCCTCGCTCGCCGTCGTCCTCAACGACTGGCGGCACATGCCGATGCTGGCCTCCGACCCCGCCATGCTGCAGGAAATCGACGAGATGCAGGCCGAGATCGGCCGCTGCAAGGCCATCGTCACCGGCATCCTGCTGGCGGCCGGCGAGGCGCGCGGCGAAGCGCCGACCGTCACGAGCCTGAACAGCTTCCTCGACGGCCTGGTGCGCGACTGGCGGACGGCGCGCGGCACGCCCATATTGTCCTATATCAACGCCGTCGGCAGCGACATTCAGATCGTCTCGGATTCCGCCCTGAAGCAGGTCCTCTTCAATGTCCTCGACAACGCCCTGGACGTCTCGCCGTCCTTCGTCGGCCTCACGGTGCGCCGGGAGGACGGCATCCTCGTGCTCGAGGTCAGGGATGACGGTCCCGGCTTCGCCCCGGAGATGCTGGCGCAACTGGGCAAGCCCTACCACTCGACCAAGGGCAAGCTCGGCGGCGGGCTCGGCCTGTTCCTGGTCGTCAACGTGGTCCGCAAGCTCGGCGGCTCCGTCTCGGCGCACAACCATCCGGGCGGGGGTGCGGTCGTGAGCCTGAGACTGCCGATCGCCGCCATCGAGATCGGAGCGTCGCGCCATGCCGCCTGA
- a CDS encoding MFS transporter, whose translation MSASTATPTSHSLEADAKRLNAHGGSVRPQEIAIGVIIGRTSEFFDFFVYAIASVVVFPKLVFPYVDALTGTLYSFAIFALAFIARPVGSVIFMAVDRAHGRGVKLTIALFLLGTTTVAIAFLPGYEEIGVVSALLLAVFRIGQGIALGGTWDGLASLLALNVPEERRGWYAMIPQLGAPLGLIVASALFAYFILSLSAADFLEWGWRYPFFVAFAINVVALFARLRLVMTPEFTRLYESRDLEPSPVIDTVRTEGRTIVVGAFAPLASFALFHMVTVFPLSWVFLFTQEDPARFLVIEIISAVFGLLAIIASGPIADRVGRRTLLGVSAAAIAAFSGFAPQLLNGGEIGETVFMVVGFILLGVSFGQSSGAVASNFSNTYRYTGSALTSDLAWLFGAGFAPFVALFLSSRFGLISSGGYLLSGALCTLLALFLVNRRLDIQAR comes from the coding sequence ATGAGCGCATCCACCGCGACCCCGACGTCACATTCGCTCGAGGCGGACGCCAAGCGGCTCAACGCCCATGGCGGCAGCGTCCGTCCGCAGGAGATCGCCATCGGCGTGATCATCGGGCGGACGTCCGAGTTCTTCGACTTCTTCGTCTACGCCATCGCGTCCGTCGTGGTGTTCCCCAAGCTCGTCTTCCCCTATGTCGACGCGCTCACCGGCACGCTCTATTCCTTCGCGATCTTCGCTCTCGCCTTCATCGCGCGGCCGGTCGGCAGCGTCATCTTCATGGCGGTCGACCGGGCGCATGGCCGCGGCGTCAAGCTGACGATCGCCCTGTTCCTGCTCGGCACCACGACGGTCGCCATCGCCTTCCTGCCGGGCTATGAGGAGATCGGCGTCGTCTCGGCCCTGCTGCTCGCGGTGTTCCGCATCGGCCAGGGCATCGCGCTCGGCGGCACCTGGGACGGCCTCGCCTCGCTGCTGGCGCTGAACGTTCCCGAGGAGCGGCGCGGCTGGTATGCGATGATCCCGCAGCTCGGCGCTCCGCTCGGCCTGATCGTGGCGAGCGCGCTGTTCGCCTATTTCATCCTCAGCCTGTCCGCCGCCGACTTCCTCGAATGGGGCTGGCGCTATCCCTTCTTCGTCGCCTTCGCCATCAATGTGGTGGCGCTGTTCGCGCGCCTGCGCCTCGTGATGACCCCCGAATTCACCCGGCTTTACGAAAGCCGGGACCTTGAGCCGTCGCCGGTCATCGATACCGTGCGGACCGAGGGCCGGACCATCGTGGTAGGGGCGTTCGCCCCGCTCGCGAGCTTCGCCTTGTTCCACATGGTGACGGTCTTCCCGCTGTCCTGGGTGTTCCTGTTCACCCAGGAGGATCCCGCCCGCTTCCTCGTCATCGAGATCATCTCGGCGGTCTTCGGTCTCCTTGCCATCATCGCCTCCGGGCCGATCGCCGACCGCGTCGGACGCCGGACCCTGCTCGGCGTCTCCGCAGCCGCCATCGCCGCCTTCAGCGGCTTCGCACCGCAGCTCCTCAACGGCGGGGAGATCGGCGAGACGGTGTTCATGGTCGTCGGCTTCATCCTGCTCGGGGTCTCCTTCGGCCAGTCTTCCGGCGCGGTCGCCTCGAACTTCTCCAATACCTACCGCTATACGGGCTCCGCCCTGACCTCGGATCTCGCCTGGCTGTTCGGCGCGGGCTTCGCGCCCTTCGTGGCGCTGTTCCTGTCGAGCCGCTTCGGGCTGATCTCCTCCGGCGGCTATCTGCTGTCGGGCGCCCTCTGCACCCTGCTGGCGCTGTTCCTGGTCAATCGGCGGCTCGACATCCAGGCGCGGTGA
- the cyoA gene encoding ubiquinol oxidase subunit II has product MARLRILALLPILLLLGACNAIVLSPPGDIAAQQGRLVMISTGLMLVIILPVMALTVLFAWRYRQSNKAAIYKPDWDHSTQLELVIWSAPLLIIICLGAITWASTHLLDPYRPLGNASAGKAAGAAVKPLAVEVVALDWKWLFIYPEYGIASVNELAAPAGRPIDFRITSSSVMNSFYIPALAGQIYAMPGMQTRLHAVMGTAGTYEGFSANYSGAGFSGMRFAFHSQDGAAFDKWTAEVKAAGGMLDRSGYLALERPSENEPVRHYGAVDPGLFAAILNMCVEPGKMCMSEMSAIDAKGGLGLEAVGKTLPLTYDKYARRGAVFGPARSYVASLCTPDDIRGEAPRPVADPAAPNASPLRGAGLPWPGLLPSRFQLPASASRPSNS; this is encoded by the coding sequence GTGGCTCGTCTCCGCATCCTCGCCCTCCTGCCGATCCTCTTGCTGCTTGGCGCCTGCAACGCGATCGTACTGTCGCCTCCCGGCGATATTGCGGCCCAGCAAGGCAGGCTCGTGATGATCTCGACCGGACTCATGCTGGTCATCATCCTGCCGGTGATGGCGCTGACGGTGCTGTTCGCCTGGCGCTACCGCCAATCGAACAAGGCAGCGATCTACAAGCCCGACTGGGACCATTCCACCCAGCTGGAGCTGGTGATCTGGTCGGCGCCGCTGCTGATCATCATCTGCCTCGGCGCGATCACCTGGGCGAGCACGCATCTTCTCGATCCCTACCGGCCGCTCGGGAACGCTTCGGCCGGCAAGGCCGCGGGCGCCGCCGTGAAACCCCTGGCGGTCGAGGTCGTCGCCCTCGACTGGAAATGGCTCTTCATCTACCCCGAATACGGCATCGCCTCCGTCAACGAGCTGGCGGCGCCGGCCGGCCGGCCGATCGATTTCCGCATCACCTCGTCCTCGGTGATGAACTCCTTCTACATCCCGGCCCTCGCCGGCCAGATCTACGCCATGCCCGGCATGCAGACGCGGCTGCACGCGGTGATGGGCACGGCCGGAACCTATGAGGGCTTCTCCGCCAATTACAGCGGCGCCGGCTTCTCGGGCATGCGGTTTGCGTTCCACAGCCAGGACGGCGCCGCCTTCGACAAATGGACGGCCGAGGTCAAGGCGGCCGGCGGCATGCTCGATCGCAGCGGCTACCTCGCTTTGGAGCGGCCGAGCGAGAACGAACCGGTGCGCCATTACGGCGCCGTCGATCCCGGGCTGTTCGCCGCCATCCTCAACATGTGCGTCGAGCCCGGCAAGATGTGCATGAGCGAGATGAGCGCGATCGACGCCAAAGGCGGCCTGGGCCTGGAGGCCGTCGGCAAGACCCTGCCCCTGACCTACGACAAATATGCCCGCCGCGGCGCAGTGTTCGGTCCGGCCCGGAGCTATGTCGCCTCGCTCTGCACCCCCGACGACATCCGCGGCGAAGCGCCGCGCCCGGTCGCCGACCCTGCCGCGCCCAACGCCTCGCCCCTGCGCGGCGCCGGGCTGCCCTGGCCCGGCCTGCTGCCCTCGCGCTTCCAGTTGCCGGCATCCGCCAGCCGTCCCTCGAATTCCTGA
- the cyoC gene encoding cytochrome o ubiquinol oxidase subunit III gives MSTTTSLAPDGATLPVFYETEEHAHADGASTMLGFWIYLMSDCLIFAVLFATYGVLGGNYAAGPSPKDLFDLPLVAVNTSMLLLSSITYGFAMLAMEKGRIRSLQIWLAVTGLFGLAFIGIELSEFSHMIAEGATPQRSAFLSSFFTLVGTHGLHVSCGLVWLATLMIQVSRKGLIPANRRRLMCLSMFWHFLDIIWIGVFTFVYLMGMLR, from the coding sequence ATGAGTACGACGACGAGCCTCGCGCCGGACGGCGCCACCCTACCGGTCTTCTACGAAACCGAGGAGCATGCCCACGCCGACGGCGCGAGCACCATGCTCGGCTTCTGGATCTACCTGATGAGCGACTGCCTCATCTTCGCGGTGCTGTTCGCCACCTATGGCGTTCTCGGCGGGAACTATGCGGCGGGGCCCTCCCCCAAGGACCTGTTCGACCTGCCGCTGGTGGCGGTCAACACCTCGATGCTGCTGCTGTCCTCGATCACCTACGGCTTCGCCATGCTGGCGATGGAGAAGGGGCGGATCCGATCGCTCCAGATCTGGCTCGCGGTGACCGGCCTGTTCGGGCTCGCCTTCATCGGCATCGAGCTCAGCGAGTTCTCCCACATGATCGCCGAAGGCGCGACGCCGCAGCGCAGCGCCTTCCTGTCCTCCTTCTTCACCCTGGTCGGCACGCATGGCCTGCATGTGAGCTGCGGCCTCGTCTGGCTGGCGACCCTGATGATCCAGGTGTCGCGCAAGGGCCTCATCCCGGCGAACCGCCGCCGCCTGATGTGCCTGAGCATGTTCTGGCACTTCCTCGACATCATCTGGATCGGTGTCTTCACCTTCGTCTATCTGATGGGAATGTTGCGATGA